In a genomic window of Pelodiscus sinensis isolate JC-2024 chromosome 32, ASM4963464v1, whole genome shotgun sequence:
- the PPP1R11 gene encoding E3 ubiquitin-protein ligase PPP1R11 isoform X1, with protein sequence MAETATATAAAGPGAASGTVTETVTIEPENRSLTIKLRKRKPDKKVEWSSDTVDNEHLGRRSSKCCCIYEKPRAFGESSTESEDEDDEGCGNAHCIRGHRKGDRPGRGAGSSPRKSEPPGQDQAAAMQH encoded by the exons atGGCGGAGACGGCGACGGCCACCGCGGCGGCCGGCCCAGGGGCTGCCAGCGGCACCGTGACCGAGACCGTCACCATCGAGCCA GAGAACCGCAGCCTGACCATCAAGCTGAGGAAGCGGAAGCCGGACAAGAAGGTGGAGTGGTCCAGCGACACGGTGGACAATGAGCACTTGGGCCGGAGGTCGTCCAAAT GCTGCTGCATCTACGAGAAGCCACGGGCCTTCGGTGAAAGCTCTACGGAGAGCGAGGATGAAGACGACGAGGGCTGCGGCAACGCCCACTGCATCCGGGGCCACAGGAAGGGGGACCGCCCGGGCCGGGGTGCCGGGAGCAGCCCCCGCAAGAGCGAGCCGCCCGGCCAGGAccaggctgcagccatgcagcactaa
- the PPP1R11 gene encoding E3 ubiquitin-protein ligase PPP1R11 isoform X2: protein MAAAGRVWSPSVTKGQGTQGVLAAMERGHPRNRNRAWKPWRAQCENRSLTIKLRKRKPDKKVEWSSDTVDNEHLGRRSSKCCCIYEKPRAFGESSTESEDEDDEGCGNAHCIRGHRKGDRPGRGAGSSPRKSEPPGQDQAAAMQH from the exons ATGGCAGCAGCAGGCCGTGTGTGGAGCCCATCAGTGACCAAAGGGCAAGGGACGCAGGGGGTCCTGGCAGCCATGGAACGAGGCCACCCCCGCAACCGGAACAGGGCATGGAAGCCGTGGAGAGCGCAATGT GAGAACCGCAGCCTGACCATCAAGCTGAGGAAGCGGAAGCCGGACAAGAAGGTGGAGTGGTCCAGCGACACGGTGGACAATGAGCACTTGGGCCGGAGGTCGTCCAAAT GCTGCTGCATCTACGAGAAGCCACGGGCCTTCGGTGAAAGCTCTACGGAGAGCGAGGATGAAGACGACGAGGGCTGCGGCAACGCCCACTGCATCCGGGGCCACAGGAAGGGGGACCGCCCGGGCCGGGGTGCCGGGAGCAGCCCCCGCAAGAGCGAGCCGCCCGGCCAGGAccaggctgcagccatgcagcactaa
- the POLR1H gene encoding DNA-directed RNA polymerase I subunit RPA12: MEQDTSCFQSDLDFCPECGTILPLPGIQDKVTCMRCSFSINIRDFEGRVVQSCIEVNRLGSMSVMMLDDGQEVRGPMIDRKCPRCGHDGMVYHTRQMRSADEGQTVFYTCSQCKFQEKEDS; encoded by the exons ATGGAACAGGACACTTCCTGCTTCCAGTCGGACCTGGATTTCTGCCCCGAGTGTGGCAccatcctgcccctgccaggcatCCAGGACAAGGTGACCTGCATGCGGTGCTCCTTCTCCATCAACATACGAG ATTTTGAAGGAAGGGTGGTCCAGTCGTGTATTGAGGTCAACAGGCTGGGCTCCATGTCTGTGATGATGCTGGATGATGGGCAGGAGGTCAGGGGACCAATG ATTGACAGGAAGTGCCCCCGCTGTGGCCACGATGGCATGGTGTACCACACCCGGCAGATGAGATCTGCGGATGAAGGACAGACCGTCTTCTACACCTGCAGCCAGTGCAA GTTTCAGGAGAAGGAAGACTCTTGA